Below is a genomic region from Streptomyces sp. RPA4-2.
GACGGCCGTGAAGGCGTTCCAGTCCGCGAGCGGCCTCACCGCCGACGGCGAGGTCGGCCCGAACACCAAAGCCGCCCTGTACTCGAACATCGGCGGCGGTGGCGGCAACGGCGCGCCGGCGCCGATCAACCTGAACTCCGCCTCGTGCCCGAACGAGATCGTCAAGGGGCAGCGCAGCGGCTGCGTCACCGAACTGCAGAGCCTGCTCAACCACCACGGTGCCGACCTCGCCGTCGACGGCGACTTCGGTGCGCTCACCGACAGCGCCGTCAGGGACTTCCAGGCCGAGAAGGGTCTCTCGGTCGACGGCCATGCGGGGCCGAACACCAAGGCCGCACTGTACGGGGCGGTCACCCCGCCGTCGTCGCCCCCGCCCGGCGGCGGCTACGGCAAGATCCTCGACGTGGCCGCGGCCGAGGTGGGCACGGTCGAGGGCAGTGCCCGCGCGAACAGTTACGGCTCGGCCGTGGGTCTTTCGCTGTCCACCAGCAACTACGCCTGGTGCGCGACCTTCGTGAGCTGGGTGGCCAAGCAGACCGGGGCCAGCTCCTACCGCAACTCCTATGTCTCGGGCTGGGTCAAGCAGGCGCGGGCCGGCAACTACCACCTGTCGGTGACGACCAGCCCGCAGCCGGGTGACATCGTGGCCTTCGACTGGGACGGCGGAAGCGACTTCACCGGCGGCAACGAGCACATAGGCATCGTGCGGACGGTGTCCGGGTCGTCCTTCACCACGGTCGAGGGCAACACGGGCAACCCCAACGGCGGCAGCGACGGGGTGTACGTCAAGTCCCGTGCCACGAACAGCGGTTACGACGTGGTCTTCATCCGGGTCCGCTGAGCGGCCCCGCCGGAGGTTCCCGGCAGGCAGCTCCCGGGTCCGGACTCCCCAGGACTCCGGACGCGGGAGCTGCTTCCGCGGGCGTCGAACGCCCCGGAGATGCGACGGATCGGCGCCCGGACCGCCGTATCGTCGGCAATGCGGCTCACCTCCGCGGCCTCTCCAGCCCGACCGACGGCTGCGAGGGGCGCCTCATCACCTTCCCCTGGCGGACTTGTTCCGGCCGCGCCGGCAGGAGTGGAGCGCGGCCGGCCCAAGGATGGAGCGCCAGTTGGTGTGGCCGATGCCGTCGACGACGGGGTACACCGCGCCGAACAAACCCCCTCCCGGGCATGGCGGATTCGTGCGCGAACCGTGAAGGCGGGTCCCTGGAGGACGGAGAAGATCAACAGTTACCCGCCATACATGGGCGCGCCAACCATCCGGCAACTGCACGCCGTCCCGCACCACTGCAATGCCCTGGCACCACCAACCGGGCCTCACGGCCGTACTTCGCACGTCAGGGATTGCGCACGCACATGCAGCCTTCCGCATCAGCTTCTCCGTCCGGGCACCACTCCCCCGAACTGCGCGACGCCGTACGCCGCTTGGACCGACGCCGCTTCCTGACCGTCACCGGGGCGGCGGCGACACTGGCCTTCGCCGCGAACATCCCCCTCGGCGGCACCGCCGCGGCGGCCGAGGCAAGCTCTGTGCAGATCACCGAGAACCCCTTCACGCTGGGTGTGGCCTCGGGCGACCCGATGCCCGATTCGGTGCTGCTGTGGACCCGGCTCGCCCCCCGCCCTTACGAGAGCGGCAGCGGCCTGCCCCCGAAGCGTTTCAAGGTCCGCTGGGAACTCGCCCACGACGAGCGCTTCACCCGCATCACCAAGCGCGGCACCGTCGACGCGCACCCGGAGTACAACCACGCCGTGCACGTCGAGGTGGGCGGCCTGGACGCCGACCGCGTCCTCTACTACCGGTTCCGCGTGGGCCAGTGGGTCAGCCCCGTGGGCCGAACCCGCACCGCCCCGTCGAAGGGCGCCCGGCTGACCGAACTGCGCCTGGCGGCGGTGTCCTGCCAGGCTTACCACGACGGCTACTTCACCGCCTACCGCCACCTGGCCGACGAGGACCTCGACGCGGTCTTCCACCTCGGTGACTACCTTTACGAGTACGCGGTGACCGCGGCCGGAGGCGCCCGCGCCTACACCGACCGCGTTCTGCCCGAGATCTTCAACCGGGAGACCCTCACGCTGGAGGACTACCGGCTCCGGTACGCCCTCTACAAGTCCGACCCCGATCTGATGGCGGCCCACGCGGCACACCCGTTCGTGGTCACCTGGGACGACCACGAGACGGAGAACAACTACGCGGACGACACCCCCGAGAACGATGTGCCCCCGGAGGAGTTCCTGCTTCGGCGGGCCTCCGCCTACCGCGCGTACTGGGAGAACCAGCCCCTGCGGCGCCGACAGCTCCCGCACGGCCCTGACGCTCAGCTCTACCGGCGTCTGCAGTTCGGGCGGCTCGCCCAGTTCGACATCCTCGACACCCGCCAGTACCGCTCCGACCAGGCGTACGGCGACGGCTGGCAGGTCCCGGGACCGGAGTCGCAGGATCCGGCCCGCACGCTGACGGGCGCCACCCAGGAGCGCTGGCTCATCGACGGCTGGCGCAGCTCGAAGGCGACCTGGAACGTCGTTCCCCAGCAGGTCACCTTCGCCCAGCGCAAGGACCGCACGACACCGGGCTTCAAGGTCTCCATGGACTCCTGGGACGGCTACTCCGCTTCCCGGCAGCGCCTCCTCGACGGCTGGGAGTCCGCCGGCCGGGACAACCTCGTCGTCCTCACGGGTGACGTCCACGTCCACTACGGCTTCGACATCAAGAAGGACTTCGACGACCCGGCCTCGAAGACCCTCGGCACCGAGATCGTCACCAGCTCGATCACCAGCGGCAAGGACGGTTCCGACAAGCCGTCCAACTGGGCCACCTACATGCAGGCCAACCCGCACCTGAAGTTCTACAACGGCCGCCGCGGCTATGCCTTGGTGACCCTCGGCAAGGACGCGGCGCGCGCCGACTTCAAGACGGTGTCCGCGGTGACCACGCCGGGCGCCCCCATCACCACGGCCGCCTCCTTCGTCACAGAGGCCGGCAACCCAGGGCTCACGCCCGCCTGATCCTCTGACAGGTCGCTGTACGCGGCGAGACCCCGGGGGGTGTCCCCGGGGTCTCGTGCCGTTCGGCCCGGCCGCCCACCTCGGTGCCCGTCTCCGTGACGATCAGCGGCCCACCGCCGGGGACCTGGTCGACGACGGCGCCGACGCCCCGCACCCGCACCCGCCGACCACCACCCGACCTGCGCCGCCCCCTACGCCCTCTCCCGCGGTCAGGTCGATCCCGGTTCGTCACGTGAACCGAGTGCTGTGCGGTCACAGACTGTGGGCGACGGGGTGCAGCGGTTCGTACAGAGGGAGTTCGGCGCCGCTGGGCAGCCGGATCGCAGTGAGTCTGCCCCAGCGCTGTTCGCTGACCGGGCGGGTGATCTCGATGCCCCGCGCGCGGAACTCGCCGAGCTGAGAATCCAGGTCGTCGCACATCAGGAACAACTCGTGCTGGGGCGGGCCGTCGGTCGGGTGCACGGCCACCTCGGCCGGGGGCAGCTTGAAGACGAGCCAGCCGCCGCCCGCGTCGACGCCGGGAAAGCCGAGGACGTCACGGATGAAGGCGCGGTCCGCCTCGGCGTCCTGGCTGTAGAGGATGACATGTGCACCGTTGATCACGGTTGGCTCCTGCCCGTCAACTTGCCGGCGGTCGTGTCCCCCCGGCATCCTGGCACACTCGGTTCCAAGGACACCTTCGACTGAATTCGACGACACGACCACAGAGTTCCAGGCGGGCTCGCCGGAGCGTTTCATGTGCGTCCTTCGGCCCCGTGGCGACGCGCTCGCGAGGACGTCATGCGCTCGGGTGTCACAAGCCCTTGCTCACCCCGGAACCGCAGCGGGCGCGGAACCGGCAGCCGTCGTCACGTATGCCGAGGAACCGGCGGCTCCTGGCCGGCCGCACCCCGTCCCGCCCGCGTCAGCGCGTCTTCGGCCTGCACGGCCAGGGTGTGGACGAGACCGGCCGCGGAGGGCAGGTCGGTGATCAGGTCGACACCCTCGCCGGCCCAGACGGGCAACGGCGGCACGGCACCTCGGGCCACGTCGTCACGGTAGTCCTGAGCGGCCCGGGCGTCGGCGGCGAGCTCGGCTTCACGGCCGCGCCACCGGCCCAGCCAGGGATGGGCCAGCGTGCGTGCGGTGTACTTCGACGGCCAGCGAGAGCCACGGACGATGTCCAGCACGCCGCTGCGCTCGGTGTCCTGCCCGCGTCCTTCGACGATCGCCCTGGTGACCGAGGGATCGGCCAGGGATTCCGCGGCGGCCTGGAACCGGGTACCGATGAGCGCTCCGGCCGCCCCGAGGGCCAGAGCCGCGGCCACTCCCCTGCCGTCGGCGATCCCGCCCGCCGCCAGCACCGGCACCGGTCCCGCGAGATCCACCACGACCGGGACGAACGCCATCGTGGACCGCCCGCGCCGGGCGCCGTGACCACCGCTCTCGGTCCCCTGCGCCACGACGACATCGGCGCCCAGGTCCACGGCGCGCCTCGCCTCCTCCAGATCGGTGGCCTGGATGATCAGCACCGCGCCCGCCCGCCGGATCCTCTCCACGAACGGGCTCGGATCCCCGAAGGACAGCATGACCGCGCTGGGGCCATACTCCAGCGCGCACTCCACCGCTCCCGCCTCGGCCGCCCAGGCCAGGAACCCGACACCCCAGGGTTCGTGGCTTCCCGACGCGACGATCGGCAGCTCGCGCCGCAGCCACGTCAGGTCCCCGCTCCCGGCGCCCAGCAGCCCGAGGCCACCGCCGCGGGAGACGGCCGAGGCCAGTTCGCCACCGGCCGTCCCGCCCATCGGTGCCAGCGCGATCGGGTGCCGCACTCCGCACAACCGCGTGAAATCCGTCGACAACGCCATACCCGCATCATCGGTCCGCTGCCCGCGTGCGGGCCATCCCCTTCCCCTTCCCCTTCCTTTTCCCCTTCCTTCTGATTCCGCCCCCCAGGACGCCGGAGTCGTCAACGGGCCCACACCAGCCCGCGGATGGGCGGGCGCGTCACGCGACTACGGGTTCGCCGCGCGCCCGAGGCCTTCTTGCTCCTCCCCGGTCGGCAGGCTCTGTTCCGTCCAGACCACCTTGCCGCGTGGGGTGTAACGGGTGCCCCAGCGCTGGGTGAGCTGGGAGATGAGGAAGAGGCCGCGGCCGCCCTCGTCCGTGGTGGCCGCGCGCCGCACGTGGGGTGAGGTGCTGCCGGCGTCGGAGACCTCGCAGATGAGGGTGCGGTCCCGCAGCAGGCGCAGCTCGATGGGCGGCGAGGCGTACCGGATGGCGTTGGTGATCAGTTCGCTGAGGATCAGTTCCGTGGTGAACACCGTGTCGTCCAGCCCCCAATCGGTGAGCCGGCGTTCGACCGCCGCGCGTGTCCCGGCGACCGTCGCGGGGTCCGCGGGGACGTCCCAGCGGGCGAGGTGTTCGTCGTCCAGGGCGCGTGTACGTGCCACCAGGAGGGCGATGTCGTCCCCGGGGTGGCCGAGCCGGTCGGGCACCAGGGCGTCGAGCACGGCGTCGCAGGTCTCCTGCGGTGACCGGCCTGGACGGGCGAGTACCTGCCGCAGCCACTCCTGCCCGGTGGCCGGCTCCGGGTTGTGGTGCTTGAGCAGGCCGTCCGTGTACAGGACGAGCCGGCTGTTCTCCGGGACGTCGACGGTGAGGCTCTCGAAGGGCTGACCCCCCAGGCCCAGGGCCGGGCAGTCCCGTACGCGAGGGAAGTCGGCGGTGCCGTCCGGGAGGATCAGGACGGGCAGGGGATGACCGGCCCTGGCCATGACGCACTGCCTGCGGACCGGGTCGTAGACCACGTACAGGCAGGTGGCCCCGGTGAGCACGGAACCGTCCGCGTCCCCGGCGGGGCCGGGCCGCTGCTCGCCACCGGCCGGACGCCCCTCGTCGCGGTCGAGGCGGATGACCAGATCGTCGAGGCGGGCCATGAGTTCCTCGGGTACCAGATCCAGGTCCGAGAAATTGTGGACGGCGGTGCGCAGGCGGCCCATGGCGACGGCGGCGTGCAGGCCGTGCCCGGTCACGTCACCCGCGACGAGCGCGACGCGCGCGCTGGAGAGCGGGATGACGTCGAACCAGCCGCCGGCCGTCGTCGCCTGCCCGGGCAGATAGCGGGACGCCGCGTCGACGGCGTTCTGTTCGGGCAGCCCGTGCGGCAGCAGGCTGCGCTGGAGCGAGACGGCGGTGGCGTGTTCGCGGGCGTAGCGCCGGGCGTTGTCGATGCAGACGGCCGTGTGGTTGACCAGCTCCTCGGCGAGTGACAGGTCCTCGGTGTCGAAGGGGCTGTGACCGCCGGATCCGGACGTCGTCGCGCGGAAGAGACTCACCAAGCCGAGCACCGCGCCTCGCGCGCGCAGCGGTACGGCGATCATCGCGTGGTCGGGGAGGTCGGGGGACGTGAGCGGGCCCGGGGTGCGGTGGGGGTAGGCGACGGGCTCCCCGGCCGGGTCCGGTTCGGCCACGGGTCTTTGGGCCTTGAGGCTTCGGGCCTGCGGCGAGGAGGGAGGGAAGCGGACGAGGTCCCCCACGGCGCGTGACGAGGGAGTGCCGGGGAGGGGCGCCTGTGCCGCGCGGCACAGCGGCCCGGTGCCGTCGCCGGGTGGTTCCTCCCCGTGCAGCACCGCGTCCGAGAGGTCCACGACCGCGTGGTCGGCGAACCGCGGCACGACGGCGGCGACCAGTTCCTCGGCGATCCGGCCCACGTCGAGGGTCGTACCGATGGTCATGCCGGCGTCGTAGAGCAGTCGCAGGCGCTCGCGGGCGACGTCGGCCTGACCGGCCAGGGAGCGCAGTTCGGTGGTGTCGCGCAGGGTGGTGACCGTGCCCAGCACGCGGCCGTTCCACACGGTGGGCTGCTGGTTCACGGCCAGCAGGCGGTCCCCGGCGGGGTGGACCTCGTCGGTGGCGACCCGGCCGGAGGTGAGCATCCGGGTGAGTGCGGGGCCGAGGGCGAGATCGCCCGCGTGACGCCCCTGGACGTCGGGCGGCAGACCGAGCAGCCGGTGCGCCTCGTCGTTGGCCAGCAGCAGGCGGCGCTCGTGGTCGGCGATGAGGACACCTTCGCGGACCGCGTGCAGCACCGCGTCGTGGTGCTCGTACATGCGTGTGATCTCGGTGGGCCCGAGGCCGTGGGTCTGCCGGCGCAGCCGCTTGCTCAGCCAGGCGATCCCTCCCATGGACAGGGCGAGCGCGACGCCGGCGGACCCGAGCAGGGGCGGCAGCTGGCCGTTGACCTGGTGAACCACGCTGGCGACCGGCACGCCGGTCATGACGGTGCCCACTACGCTGTGGCCCGCGTCGAAGACGGGAACCACCGCGCGGATCGACGGCGAGTGAAGGCTCCTGCCGATGACCTTGTCGGTGAAGGTGTGGCCCGCAGTGGCGGGCCACACGGTGGCGTTGGAGGGCAGGCCGATCGCGCGGGGGTCCGGGTGGCTGTACCGGATGCCCTTGGGGTTGGTCACCACGATGTAGGCGACCCGGGCGTCGCGGCGGGTGGCCTCGGCCAGCGGTTGCAGAGTGGTGCTCGGACTGGCGGACTTCAGCGCGTCCAGTACGGCCGGGGAGTGGGCGAAGGTCTCGGCGACCGCGAGCGCGCGCGTACGGGCCTCCTGCGTGGCCTCCTTCCGGTCCTGCAGCACCAGGACCGTGGTCGCGGCGGCTATCAGCAGCACCGCGATGGTCACGGCCAGCGCGAGCATCTGTCCGGCGATGCTGTGCGGGAGCAGGCTGAGGCGGCCTCGCCGGGGAGCGGCCGGGTCCGGGTCGGGATCAGCGCCCTGGTCCAGACGTTCGCGCCGCCCGGGAAACCTGCGTCCGATCAGGCTGAGCGGCGTCCGGGACCTGTTGACTGCCCGAGGCATACAGCCATGGTCGTACGCATCACGGGCAAAGGTCCAAATATATGACCTTTCATACGGATCCTTCATGTCACGGACGTCGGTCAAGCAGGACACGGTCGGACATCGAGACATCGAAGGGGGCCGGTGTACGTCGCGGCCCAGTGGACCCGCGCCGTCACGCGAATCCGGCTTATCGTGCTCATATGGGTGATGTTCGGTGCGGCTGGTGCGAC
It encodes:
- a CDS encoding peptidoglycan-binding protein → MGRLAFLVRAEDEGSRQRDAHRTGPGWRIRIGTFAATAAMVSAGIVLGAGPAAAAPPAIKLTSTSCPNEIVQGQEGGCVTELQNLLNAHGAGLVVDGQFGPSTLYAVREYQAATAIAVDGRVGPATKSKLYATGGSAPAPINLQSSSCPANIVQGDKGGCVTELQRLLRHHGYAVDVDGDFGAGTASAVRSFQSSYGLTADGQVGTNTKRALYDTDESPSTGLDLRSSSCPENIVEGQSGGCVATLQSLLNGKGQSVGVDGSFGPLTLTAVKAFQSASGLTADGEVGPNTKAALYSNIGGGGGNGAPAPINLNSASCPNEIVKGQRSGCVTELQSLLNHHGADLAVDGDFGALTDSAVRDFQAEKGLSVDGHAGPNTKAALYGAVTPPSSPPPGGGYGKILDVAAAEVGTVEGSARANSYGSAVGLSLSTSNYAWCATFVSWVAKQTGASSYRNSYVSGWVKQARAGNYHLSVTTSPQPGDIVAFDWDGGSDFTGGNEHIGIVRTVSGSSFTTVEGNTGNPNGGSDGVYVKSRATNSGYDVVFIRVR
- a CDS encoding nitronate monooxygenase family protein codes for the protein MALSTDFTRLCGVRHPIALAPMGGTAGGELASAVSRGGGLGLLGAGSGDLTWLRRELPIVASGSHEPWGVGFLAWAAEAGAVECALEYGPSAVMLSFGDPSPFVERIRRAGAVLIIQATDLEEARRAVDLGADVVVAQGTESGGHGARRGRSTMAFVPVVVDLAGPVPVLAAGGIADGRGVAAALALGAAGALIGTRFQAAAESLADPSVTRAIVEGRGQDTERSGVLDIVRGSRWPSKYTARTLAHPWLGRWRGREAELAADARAAQDYRDDVARGAVPPLPVWAGEGVDLITDLPSAAGLVHTLAVQAEDALTRAGRGAAGQEPPVPRHT
- a CDS encoding alkaline phosphatase gives rise to the protein MQPSASASPSGHHSPELRDAVRRLDRRRFLTVTGAAATLAFAANIPLGGTAAAAEASSVQITENPFTLGVASGDPMPDSVLLWTRLAPRPYESGSGLPPKRFKVRWELAHDERFTRITKRGTVDAHPEYNHAVHVEVGGLDADRVLYYRFRVGQWVSPVGRTRTAPSKGARLTELRLAAVSCQAYHDGYFTAYRHLADEDLDAVFHLGDYLYEYAVTAAGGARAYTDRVLPEIFNRETLTLEDYRLRYALYKSDPDLMAAHAAHPFVVTWDDHETENNYADDTPENDVPPEEFLLRRASAYRAYWENQPLRRRQLPHGPDAQLYRRLQFGRLAQFDILDTRQYRSDQAYGDGWQVPGPESQDPARTLTGATQERWLIDGWRSSKATWNVVPQQVTFAQRKDRTTPGFKVSMDSWDGYSASRQRLLDGWESAGRDNLVVLTGDVHVHYGFDIKKDFDDPASKTLGTEIVTSSITSGKDGSDKPSNWATYMQANPHLKFYNGRRGYALVTLGKDAARADFKTVSAVTTPGAPITTAASFVTEAGNPGLTPA
- a CDS encoding SpoIIE family protein phosphatase — encoded protein: MPRAVNRSRTPLSLIGRRFPGRRERLDQGADPDPDPAAPRRGRLSLLPHSIAGQMLALAVTIAVLLIAAATTVLVLQDRKEATQEARTRALAVAETFAHSPAVLDALKSASPSTTLQPLAEATRRDARVAYIVVTNPKGIRYSHPDPRAIGLPSNATVWPATAGHTFTDKVIGRSLHSPSIRAVVPVFDAGHSVVGTVMTGVPVASVVHQVNGQLPPLLGSAGVALALSMGGIAWLSKRLRRQTHGLGPTEITRMYEHHDAVLHAVREGVLIADHERRLLLANDEAHRLLGLPPDVQGRHAGDLALGPALTRMLTSGRVATDEVHPAGDRLLAVNQQPTVWNGRVLGTVTTLRDTTELRSLAGQADVARERLRLLYDAGMTIGTTLDVGRIAEELVAAVVPRFADHAVVDLSDAVLHGEEPPGDGTGPLCRAAQAPLPGTPSSRAVGDLVRFPPSSPQARSLKAQRPVAEPDPAGEPVAYPHRTPGPLTSPDLPDHAMIAVPLRARGAVLGLVSLFRATTSGSGGHSPFDTEDLSLAEELVNHTAVCIDNARRYAREHATAVSLQRSLLPHGLPEQNAVDAASRYLPGQATTAGGWFDVIPLSSARVALVAGDVTGHGLHAAVAMGRLRTAVHNFSDLDLVPEELMARLDDLVIRLDRDEGRPAGGEQRPGPAGDADGSVLTGATCLYVVYDPVRRQCVMARAGHPLPVLILPDGTADFPRVRDCPALGLGGQPFESLTVDVPENSRLVLYTDGLLKHHNPEPATGQEWLRQVLARPGRSPQETCDAVLDALVPDRLGHPGDDIALLVARTRALDDEHLARWDVPADPATVAGTRAAVERRLTDWGLDDTVFTTELILSELITNAIRYASPPIELRLLRDRTLICEVSDAGSTSPHVRRAATTDEGGRGLFLISQLTQRWGTRYTPRGKVVWTEQSLPTGEEQEGLGRAANP
- a CDS encoding VOC family protein, whose amino-acid sequence is MINGAHVILYSQDAEADRAFIRDVLGFPGVDAGGGWLVFKLPPAEVAVHPTDGPPQHELFLMCDDLDSQLGEFRARGIEITRPVSEQRWGRLTAIRLPSGAELPLYEPLHPVAHSL